CACCCAACCATCATGGACAAGATTACAAGTACAATTATGCGTATCATCCAGAACACAAACCACCTCCTATACCacgcatttttgttttcgttgcaAAGATAAGGAAAATGTTTCTCGTCTAAATGAAATACCATTTGGTAACTCTTTTAACTCCACTCAAACCTGCCATTGCTGCCTTCTTAAAAATATCTTTAGTCCCATGGATTTTATAACCGGCTATGTATGTTTTCAGTCAATGAATTTCacaacgtttaaaaaaataatttatttgaattatAAATAACCTGTTTTTTAGAGTTTTTAAACGATAGCTACGATGCAGATtcaccttttttatttctacgtGCGCTCGtctcaagaaattttaaaacttttgaTTCTCGAAAAACCTGTCTcagtttaaaagaaaagccaCAACGAAATACATAAACGAAAGTAAATAAACATTGCTAGAAAtactattttaaaatattttcaaaatcagaatgattgaataaaaatgaattaacGAACACAGAAAGGGAAAACGGTCAAAGGGAACACGGGAAACGGGATACGGGAACACGCAACGCAAAGCCAAAGCGTAAGCGCAATGGAAATTTGAATTGGTTCAATGAAGAGGCTTCACAGTTCCCTAGCCAACCCTCTTACCCAGAACTCTAGTATCTAGTCTGCTTGTTTTTACatgataaaattttaaaatatcagttagttttccaaattagatataAAATGTTCAAGCTTCAGGTATTCTTTCAGTACAAAAGTGCGAGAGGTTTAATTCTATTCATTATTGGTTTTAGGCCCTTGGTCGAGTGCTGAGAACAGCTAGGGTAACTCAAACTGAAATGGTAAATGTCATGTTCTCGAGAAGTTTGAACACATTTATAGCAGAGCCTGAGTACCTGGATGTAAGTTAAGCTTCTTGAAATATGTGCAGTTAAAACATTGAAAAGTGTTTGTGTTAAAGACTAAAGGTCCCCAAATACCATTATATGAGCCTCTGAATGTGCAAATCAAATCATATGACTTCACAGTTTTGGAGAAATTTTCTGGCTACATTCACAAAACAGCAGAAAACATGGGAATTGAAGTTGATGATTGGTATGCTACAAGGTTAATTACTAGTGTTCTTCTTTACAATTAAATTTCTATCACAGTTGGGCTAGTCCTTGCCAAAAGTATAAAGTTCAAACCTTTAAACCATTCAGCACCCAAACCGAACACCAATACAATCTTAATGTATACGAGAGGAATGTTCAGGTATATGTAACTAAGTTCTTCAGCATACTGTATGTGTGAATAATAAATCTTATTTTGATAACATTTTCAGGTGGTTGACTTAGAAGCAACAAAAGCACCTATATTTTTCCACATAATTCAAGCTGCGTTACCTGAAGGGGTTAAATTGACTGTAAAACTCCACGACGACATGGAAGAAGAGCATCGTTACCTCCCAGATCTGGAACTGACACAGCTTAAGAACGAACTTGATTCATTAGGCGGTCCGACAACTTCAAAAGGAAAGCGATGATTTTGTTTCGATCAAGTTTTCTACGTAGGATTTAAAAGAATACactgtaaaaaagaaaaacctaaACCTTGGAATGCAGGGTTGCATTTGCTTACGttagaatgaaaataatttagcaagaaaagaaaagtaatcATTAAGTCGATAAGGTCAGTTTATTCCTTAAAATCTACTGTTTTCGAGAAAACCAGGGAAATTTCTAATGTCCCTTTCGGTGCTGATAGAGAAAAACAGCATTGAGATAAAAATGGACGGATGCAGAGAAAGACACTTAAAAATCACTCACAAAAAGGCAgagatttttcaatttcaatggaTGGCAGGAAAAAAATCATGTGTACAATGCAAAGTTATATGTAAAAGTCTGGCAGATCGATAAAATAACACTGGCCAATAACACAAATATGGCCATATTCAAAGGGACGGACGAGTTCACGTCGCTATCATCAcctataaaacaaaaaagtcaGATTCTTAGCTTTTGAGATCCGAAACCGTTAGTAATCAGGAAAACAAATTACCCATTCTAAAAACCCAAGTGGGCGAAGACATCTTGCCGTCACCTCCTTGAGAGTAAGCTAAAACACGAAGATTGTAGCGTTTGCCCCAAGAAAGACTGGTGACAAACGCCTCCAATTTGCGACCAAGGGGAACGAGCGTATCGTTGGCCGTCGACATATCTTGATCGCTCTCCCAGACACGGACTTTGTATCCAATAAGCGGTTCTTCTTCGATACTTGGCGCTACGTATCGCCAAGTAACACGCACGGTTGACGGATTTACAGCTACCACTTGCACAGTGGTAGGGGGTTTTAGAGGAGCCTTCTTGAACGTACGTTCGAGGAACCGTTCACTTTGTGGTCCTTCACCTATTTGAACCAATTCAAGTTGCCCGTAGGAATTACATCCCGCCATAAAATGAATCTCAAATTAGGAAAGTAGCAATGCGGCACTTACCCGCTCCGTTGTAGGCCATAACGCGAACCCAGTAATATGTGTCTGGCATCAAACCGACAATCAGCGCTTCGTTTCGCGTACTTCGACTAAGGTAAAATACTGATGCATCTTCTTTGTCTTGTCGTCGCCAGTACTTGATGCGGAATCCAATCATTTTGCCTCTCATTTGTTTGCGCGATAGATCCATAGGAAGCCATGTGACGTTTAATGCGGTCGAGTTGAAAGCTCGAGCGGCCACCTGTTCGTATTATTAGAATTCGTTATTGTATAATTGTACTGAAGagctaaaaatagataattacttGATTTGGAGCAATTTGCGGCACATCCTCGGCTGAATAAATGGAGACCTCTGGAGATTCCTGGCCACATCCCACATCATTACAACCTTGCACTGTAGGGAAAAAATCCATTCAAAATGTGAGTTCTAGATTCCCCAAATTTGTTCCAGGGCTGTGAATGACCAAGTAAAATGATTACTTTTCTTTGACGTACCTTTTACTTTGTAGGGAGTGTAATAATATCGGCGATTTCGATCGACAGTGGCAACGAAAAGCCCAGCTAGACGCGAGTTTTTGACAATCTGAGACTGGTATTCCGATTCCTCTGTTACGTCAGCATCGACACCAGCCAAGCGACGCCAAAACACTTTGTAATAAACGCCAGAAGCGTTCTGCTGTTGGCCTACAAATGGTTTCCAAGTAATTGTTAAATCGCCAGTCTTTCCACCACCACCGCCAACGTTAGCAGGGGGTATATAAATTCGATCTGAGCGCGTATTAAATGTCGGTGACGGAATAGAACTAGGCCCATAACCCAGCGTATTGGCAGCCGAAATGCGGAATTCGTACGTAGAGAAGGGTGACACGGTGTTTGTCAATTGGAGTTCTTTTCGAGATGTCAATCGATCTACATCTTTGGCGGTAGCATTCATAGCAAGAACGGCCCAAGTTTGATTCCAATTGGTTCTTCCTTCCACCATGTACATACGAATTGGATCACCATTGGTTGCGCCATCAGTCCACCTGATGACGGCTGATGAGGTATCTCCGTAAGACCTTattaatgttttaaaaaactagtTAGAAACGGTTGCAgttgagaattttttttaaacagttaCTTCGACGCCTCCGACAGCACCAGGAGGTCCATAAACGAACAAGTGTGTTTTGGTGGAAATACGACCGACAGATGTTTTGGCTACGCATTCGTACTCTCCAGCTTGAGCTAAGGTGATATTATGGATTTCGAGACCGCTATCCCTCGAACGGATGTAATGAGCAGCTTCCAAATTGTCGTGGAAATCGATAGGGGACGAATCGAATCGCAGTGTAATGCCGTTGTGTTTCCAAATGTAAGCCAAATCAAGGATGCCCTCTGCTGACGCACGACAGCGGAGTTGTTCAGTCAGTCCCACTGTAGTAAGAATACGGCTTGGAGGCTCTTCTATAAATACGGGTCCACGTAAAACGATGACGCGACCTGTACTTGAATCCGAACCAAATCTGCAACCCAAACACATTCACGAATTAaagtttgttttcaaaagtaagaaaaaaaaattagtaataataatacctATTTTCAGCTGTACACGTGAAATTGCCGGAGTCTTCAAGAGAAACGGGATTGATAAGCAAGTGTCCACTGGGAAGAATAATTCTTCTTCCACCGGAGCCAATCGTGAAGCCATCCTTTCGCCACATGTACTTAGGCCGCGGTGCAGCCTCTGGATTACACGCAATCGTCACATTTCCTCCGTCGGCAGCATAGATATCGGATTCTAAAGGcctttgaagaagaaaaaaaaagtgggataaaaaaattatttccaCTAATGAGTCCTAATGGAACATCTCTACTCACAAACATGGTATGAAggacggaaaagaaaagagaaggggAAAAATCAATGCACAATAAAGGGCAACTTACTTCTTTGCAAACGATGGCTTTATGTCCAAGATTCTAAGTTGGCCGGAAGAGTATCTTTCAGCTATCTGATTGGAGGCCTTGCACTGATACATGGCCTGATCACGTTCTGGATCTAACTTGCGTATTATTAGAACATTTTCTCGAGTTTCGTAACGTTCCCGGTCGCCTGGCTCAAGAGTGAACGGATCCAAAACCTATTAATTGATCAAACATATGAATAAAACCTCCGTCTCTGTTAAAGTGCTAGTTATTGGAATAAACCTGTCCATTTCGCAGCCATTGATAATTGACGTCGGGTATGCCGAAAGCTTCACAAGTCCATAGGAGATCTTCACCTCTATCCATATGCATATCTCCCAAAGGAATAGTAAAGACTGGCGTGGCTTGGACGCTGACTGTCACAGCTCCCTCAATAGATACCTGTAAAATGCAAAGGCGTTAaagtaaatatatttgaagaagaaaaggtgaataaacaatttaatttaacTAAATTTActataaaatattattatttttcttttattattatgatgGACTACCTTGTCATTGGTGGCTCGGCAAACATAGTCGCCCATATCTTCAACTTTGACTTTGGGAAGGACGAGCACTCGGTTGTAGTTTGTAATAATTACACCTTTAGGTAAGGGGGCTCCTTTGCGGGTCCAGTTGTAGTTGGGGACAGGGTAACCAAAAGCTACACATTCAAGTCGTACGTCTTCGCCAACACGAGGCGCTTCAGGGAAACTCTTGGGGAAGTTGTTGGGAAATTTGAGCTGTTGATAATTGGGATGCTGACGAACCTCGACAGAAAAGAAAGGTCCATTACGACCATTGCTTGAAACAGTGCTTTGTACGTTGCAGGAATAACGTCCGCGATCGATATTTTCCAAAGATGAAAAATACAAGTTTCCgtcaaaagaaacaaatgttcGGGAATCCTCTTCCACAAAGTTGGGAAAAACATCGCGAACCCAATAGTACTGAATGTCAGGAAAGTATTGTGGGGGGTCACAACAAATAGCTTTGCCCCAGTGCTCAAGACCGTTTTCTGATGATCGCTTGAGATTGAATTCTCCAATAAAGCCGAAAGATAATTGCACGCTTTCGGATACAATCGAACCATATTGGTTGCTTGCAACACAATGATATTTTCCTCTGTAAAACAGATAAACAGATGATAAAATATTTGTATCGTCACGACGCAAACATGAATTTACCTATCACGGATTTCTTCAGGATTATTGATAATTAACAAACCGCCGCTAACAGTGTGTCGTTGACTTTGAAGGGGATCGATCCGCCGAGAAACGAGTTGATCGTTTTCAAAATCTTCTTTGTACCATTGGAATTCTGGAGTAGGATATCCGTTTGCTATACAGCTAAGAGTAACTTGATTCAAAGTTTTCCGCCTGGTCAGATCAAACACAACGGGGACTGGTTGTTGAATAAAGAAAGGCCCTCGAGGAATCCTGGTGATATCATTTACAACAATCCCATACTGAAACGTTCTGTCTTCCACATCCAGTAAGTTTACCTAATAAGAAGAtggtattttgaaaaaaaaaaaaaaaaaaaaccatgcagaaaaatcaaaacagaTGCGGTCGGAGAACGCTATGCACAGGTAGTGTCATACCCCTCCCCTCAAAACATGGTAACTTAATATTTTACACATACCTGGTTGACAGCAATTTCACATATGTGAAGTAGTGGGTCTTTTCCATCCACACGTAAAAGACCCCACTGTCTGGCAGACAAAGAATAACCATATGACAAGAAATCCTTTTCAAAAAGTGTTTCTTGATTTGGTAAGAAGGCTGTATCAAGGTTCATCATAGTGGTGCCATCACCGTCATTAACCCACACTCCTGGACTTTGCTGGCGGCCACTTATGTACCAAATTCGATGACTGGGATCATGCTTGTTGAGATATGTTGTGATGAAGCTGTGTTCCTCCAGTGAGTTGATACTTGTTAAGTCAGAATTAAAGGCCCGGCAGTACTGTCTAGCTTCATCTCTAGTTTTGATAGGACTACGAATGAATTTATAGCATGATGTTGTATAATGCACCCAAGATTTTGGGCAAATGGCATCTGGATCATAAGTTTCAGTTTTGACATTAGACTGCCCAAATAAACTGTTGGGTGATGTCAAAAGTTGTGCACTGCATTCCAAAACAAGGAATGTGATAAGTAACAATGTGGCAGGATTCATATTTCGtcgctggaaaaaaaaattattgaaaaagTTGTTACGGAAATAAAAGCTGGTTATTTACCTGTAATCAGGAATGTGAGCGAAGGGTATAAAAAGTAACGTATACTTTAGAAATTCATAATGACAACTTCAAGTCGCTCAACAACaggtaaaacaacaaactgCCAAAGCCAACACCCAAACCAAAAGCTTGTAGAAGGTAAAGGTAGGCGATTTCAACCTGGGCAGGTAGAAATGCGCCGCAGTGTTGACAGATCGTTGACTGCAGCGCAAGTTTCAAATTACAATTTGGAATTTGCAAATGCAAATTAATAATTAAGAGACTTTTTCTGGTTGGAAAACTAACGTAACTGGgtctttatttgtttattattattttcacgCTACATCGGATTATTTCTGAACGCAAATTTTCACCTGGTTAAATGAATTTAACTAAGTGGTTTCAGATAAATCCACATGGTGACGCTTTGTCGCCGAAAGCGAAGTTCAATAGCCGTCTTTACTGCTTATTAAACTCCATTGACCTGTGCGAAAAATCTTAAAATCCTCTATCGGTTGAAAACGCACCAGTCAAAGGACTCGACTTTTCTATTAAGTAGTCAAACATGTTTATACCGAAAATTCCCCACGTGGCGAAAACGTATAATAAAAGTTTTGCCAACATGTGTAACGATTTAGTATGTAGAATACCCATTTGATTAAATAACTTGCTTACTTgagaaacaaaatatttacaattCACCCCATTTCAACCTTGACATGTGTTACTGGGTAATGAGACGCCGAATTACATATTCACACACAATTAATTAAAATATATTGCGTGTAGTCAACGGATTGAACATGATTTAAGGTAATAcgtaacaaacaaacaagattaGCGAAAAACTTGTATTGACCAAAATGCGGAAAACAGTTCTCGCCAGTAAAATCTCAAGACGAAGGAGAAACCAGGCTCTGCAAAACCTATAACAAAACATCTAGAATTAGAAGACAGACAATCGACTCATAATGCGACTAAATCAGCTCAAATTTCAGATTACATTTGGTGGTTAAGTTTATCGTCATCCAAACAAGTCAAGA
The DNA window shown above is from Daphnia magna isolate NIES linkage group LG9, ASM2063170v1.1, whole genome shotgun sequence and carries:
- the LOC116931146 gene encoding 39S ribosomal protein L48, mitochondrial; protein product: MFKLQALGRVLRTARVTQTEMVNVMFSRSLNTFIAEPEYLDTKGPQIPLYEPLNVQIKSYDFTVLEKFSGYIHKTAENMGIEVDDCWASPCQKYKVQTFKPFSTQTEHQYNLNVYERNVQVVDLEATKAPIFFHIIQAALPEGVKLTVKLHDDMEEEHRYLPDLELTQLKNELDSLGGPTTSKGKR
- the LOC116931093 gene encoding contactin, with protein sequence MNPATLLLITFLVLECSAQLLTSPNSLFGQSNVKTETYDPDAICPKSWVHYTTSCYKFIRSPIKTRDEARQYCRAFNSDLTSINSLEEHSFITTYLNKHDPSHRIWYISGRQQSPGVWVNDGDGTTMMNLDTAFLPNQETLFEKDFLSYGYSLSARQWGLLRVDGKDPLLHICEIAVNQVNLLDVEDRTFQYGIVVNDITRIPRGPFFIQQPVPVVFDLTRRKTLNQVTLSCIANGYPTPEFQWYKEDFENDQLVSRRIDPLQSQRHTVSGGLLIINNPEEIRDRGKYHCVASNQYGSIVSESVQLSFGFIGEFNLKRSSENGLEHWGKAICCDPPQYFPDIQYYWVRDVFPNFVEEDSRTFVSFDGNLYFSSLENIDRGRYSCNVQSTVSSNGRNGPFFSVEVRQHPNYQQLKFPNNFPKSFPEAPRVGEDVRLECVAFGYPVPNYNWTRKGAPLPKGVIITNYNRVLVLPKVKVEDMGDYVCRATNDKVSIEGAVTVSVQATPVFTIPLGDMHMDRGEDLLWTCEAFGIPDVNYQWLRNGQVLDPFTLEPGDRERYETRENVLIIRKLDPERDQAMYQCKASNQIAERYSSGQLRILDIKPSFAKKPLESDIYAADGGNVTIACNPEAAPRPKYMWRKDGFTIGSGGRRIILPSGHLLINPVSLEDSGNFTCTAENRFGSDSSTGRVIVLRGPVFIEEPPSRILTTVGLTEQLRCRASAEGILDLAYIWKHNGITLRFDSSPIDFHDNLEAAHYIRSRDSGLEIHNITLAQAGEYECVAKTSVGRISTKTHLFVYGPPGAVGGVEVYGDTSSAVIRWTDGATNGDPIRMYMVEGRTNWNQTWAVLAMNATAKDVDRLTSRKELQLTNTVSPFSTYEFRISAANTLGYGPSSIPSPTFNTRSDRIYIPPANVGGGGGKTGDLTITWKPFVGQQQNASGVYYKVFWRRLAGVDADVTEESEYQSQIVKNSRLAGLFVATVDRNRRYYYTPYKVKVQGCNDVGCGQESPEVSIYSAEDVPQIAPNQVAARAFNSTALNVTWLPMDLSRKQMRGKMIGFRIKYWRRQDKEDASVFYLSRSTRNEALIVGLMPDTYYWVRVMAYNGAGEGPQSERFLERTFKKAPLKPPTTVQVVAVNPSTVRVTWRYVAPSIEEEPLIGYKVRVWESDQDMSTANDTLVPLGRKLEAFVTSLSWGKRYNLRVLAYSQGGDGKMSSPTWVFRMGDDSDVNSSVPLNMAIFVLLASVILSICQTFTYNFALYT